From Corynebacterium sp. BD556, the proteins below share one genomic window:
- the clpB gene encoding ATP-dependent chaperone ClpB — MASFNPTTKTQEAIQQALQRASSAGNPDIRPAHLLEAILQQEDGIAAPVLKATGVDPATVASEAGEIVDGYPKAEGQNMANPNFNRDALNAINTAQELAGELGDEYVSTEVLLAGIARGNDQAAELLKKRGATYDVLKGAFPSVRGNKKVTSQDPEDQFQALEKYSTDLTARAREGKIDPVIGRDSEIRRVVQVLSRRTKNNPVLIGEPGVGKTAIVEGLARRIVAGDVPESLKGKTLISLDLGSMVAGAKFRGEFEERLKAVLDEIKSSNGQIITFIDELHTIVGAGASGDGAMDAGNMIKPMLARGELRLVGATTLDEYRQYIEKDAALERRFQQVYVGEPTVEDTIGILRGLKERYEVHHGVRIQDSALVAASELSNRYITNRFLPDKAIDLVDEAGSRLRMEIDSSPQEIDELERVVRRLEIEEIALQKESDAASLERLQVLRQELADQREALGEMKARWANEKSEIDRVQQAKEELEKLRNESEIAEREGDYAKVSELRYGRIPELEQEVAQAESQAEANNRTMLTEEVTPDVIAEVVSSWTGIPAGKMMQGETEKLLNMEAVLGNRVIGQHEAVTAVSDAVRRSRAGVADPNRPIGSFLFLGPTGVGKTELAKALSEFLFDDEAAMIRIDMSEYGEKHSVARLVGAPPGYVGYDSGGQLTEAVRRRPYSLILFDEVEKAHQDVFDVLLQVLDEGRLTDGQGRTVDFRNTVVILTSNLGAGGSREQIMDAVRAHFKPEFINRLDDVVVFEPLSSQQLVGIVDIQLRQLAQRLSGRRLTLQVSDAAKSWLGERGYDPAYGARPLRRLIQQAIGDRLAKELLAGYVRDGDTVFVDVAEGGQSLTVDAA, encoded by the coding sequence ATGGCATCGTTCAACCCGACAACGAAAACGCAGGAGGCGATCCAGCAGGCACTGCAGCGCGCCTCCAGCGCCGGCAACCCGGATATTCGTCCGGCGCACTTGCTTGAGGCCATTTTGCAGCAGGAGGACGGCATTGCCGCGCCGGTGCTCAAGGCCACGGGTGTGGATCCGGCTACGGTTGCCTCCGAGGCCGGCGAGATCGTCGACGGTTACCCGAAGGCGGAAGGCCAAAACATGGCGAACCCGAACTTCAACCGTGACGCCCTCAACGCGATAAATACCGCTCAGGAGCTAGCTGGCGAACTGGGCGATGAATATGTTTCCACCGAGGTTTTATTGGCCGGCATCGCCCGCGGCAACGACCAAGCTGCGGAGCTTTTAAAGAAGCGCGGCGCGACATACGACGTGCTCAAAGGAGCTTTCCCGTCGGTGCGCGGCAATAAGAAGGTGACGTCGCAGGACCCAGAAGATCAGTTCCAGGCGTTGGAAAAGTACTCCACTGATCTCACGGCGCGCGCCCGCGAGGGCAAGATCGACCCGGTGATCGGCCGTGATTCGGAGATTCGCCGGGTGGTGCAGGTGCTGAGCCGTCGCACGAAAAACAACCCGGTTTTGATTGGTGAGCCGGGTGTGGGAAAGACCGCGATTGTTGAGGGCCTTGCCCGCCGTATCGTGGCTGGTGATGTGCCGGAGTCGCTGAAAGGCAAGACGTTGATTTCCCTGGATTTAGGCTCGATGGTTGCGGGTGCGAAGTTCCGCGGAGAGTTCGAGGAGCGTCTCAAGGCGGTTCTCGATGAAATTAAGTCGTCTAATGGCCAGATCATCACCTTCATCGACGAATTGCACACGATCGTGGGCGCTGGCGCCTCGGGCGATGGTGCGATGGATGCGGGCAACATGATCAAACCCATGCTTGCCCGTGGGGAGCTGCGGCTGGTGGGTGCAACCACGCTTGATGAGTACCGGCAGTACATCGAGAAGGACGCCGCCTTGGAGCGCCGTTTCCAACAGGTGTATGTGGGTGAGCCGACGGTGGAGGACACCATTGGCATCCTGCGCGGCTTGAAGGAGCGCTACGAGGTACATCACGGCGTGCGCATCCAGGACTCTGCCTTGGTGGCGGCGTCTGAGTTGTCGAACCGCTACATCACGAACCGTTTCCTTCCGGACAAGGCGATCGATCTTGTCGACGAAGCCGGCTCTCGCTTGCGTATGGAGATTGATTCTTCTCCGCAGGAGATCGACGAGCTTGAGCGCGTCGTTCGACGTTTGGAGATTGAGGAGATCGCTTTGCAGAAGGAATCGGATGCAGCTTCTCTGGAGCGTTTGCAGGTTTTGCGCCAGGAGCTGGCGGACCAGCGGGAGGCCCTCGGTGAGATGAAGGCACGCTGGGCGAACGAGAAGTCCGAAATTGACCGCGTCCAGCAGGCCAAGGAGGAGCTGGAAAAGCTGCGTAACGAGTCCGAGATCGCGGAGCGTGAGGGAGATTACGCGAAGGTGTCCGAGTTGCGCTACGGCCGTATTCCCGAGTTGGAGCAGGAGGTAGCGCAGGCGGAGTCGCAGGCTGAGGCGAATAACCGCACTATGTTGACTGAGGAAGTCACCCCGGATGTCATTGCGGAGGTGGTTTCTAGCTGGACGGGTATCCCGGCGGGCAAGATGATGCAGGGTGAGACGGAAAAGCTGCTCAACATGGAGGCCGTGTTGGGCAATCGTGTCATCGGCCAGCATGAGGCGGTCACCGCGGTCTCTGATGCGGTACGTCGTTCCCGTGCGGGCGTGGCTGACCCGAACCGTCCGATTGGTTCTTTTCTTTTCCTCGGGCCCACGGGCGTGGGTAAGACCGAGTTGGCGAAGGCCCTGTCCGAGTTCCTCTTTGATGACGAAGCGGCGATGATACGCATCGACATGTCTGAGTACGGCGAGAAGCATTCGGTGGCGCGCCTGGTCGGTGCCCCTCCGGGATACGTCGGTTATGATTCCGGCGGCCAACTCACGGAAGCTGTGCGCCGTCGCCCGTATTCGCTGATTCTTTTCGACGAGGTGGAAAAGGCCCACCAAGATGTCTTCGATGTCTTGTTGCAGGTGCTCGATGAGGGCAGGCTTACCGACGGTCAGGGACGCACTGTTGACTTCCGCAACACGGTTGTCATCTTGACCTCCAACCTGGGAGCCGGCGGTAGCCGTGAGCAGATTATGGATGCGGTCAGGGCCCACTTCAAGCCGGAGTTCATTAACCGATTGGACGACGTGGTGGTCTTTGAGCCGCTGAGCAGTCAACAGCTTGTGGGGATCGTGGATATTCAGCTTCGCCAGCTCGCGCAGCGGCTTTCTGGCCGGAGGCTGACGCTGCAGGTGTCTGACGCGGCAAAATCCTGGTTGGGTGAGCGTGGCTACGACCCAGCTTATGGTGCCCGCCCGCTGCGCCGTCTGATCCAGCAGGCTATCGGTGATCGTCTGGCCAAGGAGCTGTTGGCTGGCTACGTCCGCGACGGTGATACCGTTTTCGTGGATGTGGCAGAAGGTGGGCAGTCGTTGACTGTTGATGCCGCTTAA